Proteins from a genomic interval of Diprion similis isolate iyDipSimi1 chromosome 10, iyDipSimi1.1, whole genome shotgun sequence:
- the LOC124411858 gene encoding tubulin alpha-1 chain-like: MRECISIHVGQAGVQIGNACWELYCLEHGIQPDGQMPSDKLLGAGDDSFNTFFSETGAGKHVPRAVFVDLEPTVVDEVRTGTYRQLFHPEQLITGKEDAANNYARGHYTIGKEIVDLVLDRVRKLADQCTGLQGFLIFHSFGGGTGSGFTSLLMERLSVDYGKKSKLEFAIYPAPQVSTAVVEPYNSILTTHTTLEHSDCAFMVDNEAIYDICRRNLDIERPTYTNLNRLIGQIVSSITASLRFDGALNVDLTEFQTNLVPYPRIHFPLVTYAPVISAEKAYHEQLSVAEITNACFEPANQMVKCDPRHGKYMACCMLYRGDVVPKDVNAAIATIKTKRTIQFVDWCPTGFKVGINYQPPTVVPGGDLAKVQRAVCMLSNTTAIAEAWARLDHKFDLMYAKRAFVHWYVGEGMEEGEFSEAREDLAALEKDYEEVGMDSVEGEGEAAEEY; this comes from the exons ATG cgtGAGTGCATCTCTATCCACGTTGGACAGGCCGGAGTCCAGATCGGTAATGCGTGCTGGGAACTCTACTGCCTTGAGCATGGAATTCAGCCTGATGGACAAATGCCGTCTGACAAACTCCTTGGAGCTGGGGACGACAGCTTTAACACATTCTTCAGCGAGACTGGCGCTGGAAAACACGTGCCCAGGGCCGTGTTTGTCGACCTGGAACCCACCGTTGTTG atGAAGTACGAACGGGAACATACCGCCAGCTCTTCCACCCTGAACAGCTGATCACTGGAAAGGAGGATGCCGCGAACAACTACGCACGTGGTCACTACACCATTGGCAAGGAAATCGTCGACCTTGTGCTGGATCGCGTCCGCAAATTGGCTGACCAATGTACTGGGCTACAAGGATTCCTGATCTTCCACTCGTTCGGTGGAGGCACTGGATCCGGTTTCACCTCTCTTCTTATGGAACGTCTGTCCGTCGACTACGGAAAGAAATCTAAGCTCGAATTTGCCATCTACCCAGCCCCACAGGTTTCCACCGCTGTTGTCGAGCCATACAACTCAATTTTGACTACCCATACGACTCTGGAACACTCTGACTGCGCATTTATGGTCGACAACGAGGCTATTTACGACATCTGCCGTCGAAACCTCGATATCGAGAGGCCAACGTACACAAATTTAAACAGGCTCATTGGACAGATCGTATCCTCTATCACCGCATCCCTGAGATTCGACGGTGCTTTGAACGTCGACCTTACCGAGTTCCAGACCAATTTGGTGCCTTACCCCCGTATTCACTTCCCTCTGGTTACTTACGCTCCCGTCATTTCCGCCGAAAAAGCCTATCACGAGCAGCTGTCCGTAGCCGAGATTACCAACGCCTGTTTCGAGCCAGCTAATCAGATGGTCAAATGCGACCCTCGTCACGGTAAATACATGGCTTGCTGCATGCTGTACAGAGGTGACGTTGTTCCAAAGGACGTTAACGCGGCCATTGCCACCATCAAGACCAAGCGCACGATTCAGTTCGTCGACTGGTGTCCCACCGGTTTCAAGGTCGGCATCAACTACCAGCCCCCAACCGTGGTTCCGGGTGGTGACTTGGCCAAGGTGCAACGTGCCGTCTGCATGTTGTCCAACACCACGGCCATTGCCGAGGCCTGGGCTCGTCTTGACCACAAGTTCGACCTGATGTACGCCAAGCGTGCCTTCGTCCACTGGTACGTCGGCGAGGGTATGGAGGAGGGCGAGTTCTCCGAGGCACGTGAAGACCTCGCCGCTCTCGAGAAGGATTACGAAGAGGTCGGCATGGACTCTGTCGAAGGCGAAGGCGAGGCAGCCGAGGAATACTAG